A section of the Candidatus Manganitrophus noduliformans genome encodes:
- the eboC gene encoding UbiA-like protein EboC (EboC, a homolog the polyprenyltransferase UbiA, belongs to system of proteins involved in the trafficking of precursor metabolites to an extracytoplasmic compartment so that the biosynthesis of certain natural products, such as scytonemin, can be completed.), protein MLRTKEPSLFLQRDHPARPLFLKSYLELIRAANLWTAAADIFAGAAVVGAAGPVILLLALSTIGLYGGGVVLNDLFDARRDAAERPERPIPSGRITPRRAALFGTVLLLFGIGAAFTAGLASGLLAIAIALSAICYNAWTKEHPIVGPLNMGLCRGLNLLLGLSAAPLLLFDYAPLGLIPLTYIAAVTLTSKGEVHGGRQKTILFSIGLIGAVLLALAALAFQSAIPLWETLPFLALFAFRVIPPFWEAYRVPQAVPIRTAVKRGVLSLVLLDATLAALYAGFLPGLMISLLALFASRTARLFAVT, encoded by the coding sequence ATGCTGAGGACAAAGGAGCCTTCCCTCTTTCTTCAACGGGACCACCCTGCCCGACCGCTTTTCCTAAAATCCTATCTGGAGTTGATCCGCGCCGCCAACCTCTGGACGGCCGCGGCCGATATTTTCGCCGGCGCCGCCGTCGTCGGCGCCGCCGGTCCTGTAATCCTCCTCCTCGCGCTCTCGACGATCGGCCTCTACGGCGGCGGGGTGGTCCTCAACGACCTCTTCGACGCGCGACGGGACGCCGCCGAACGGCCGGAGCGGCCGATCCCGAGCGGGCGGATCACTCCCCGCCGCGCCGCGCTCTTCGGAACGGTTCTCCTCTTATTCGGAATCGGCGCTGCGTTCACGGCGGGACTCGCCAGCGGGCTTCTCGCGATCGCCATTGCCCTCTCGGCGATTTGCTATAACGCCTGGACGAAGGAGCATCCGATCGTCGGCCCGCTCAATATGGGGCTCTGCCGGGGACTCAATCTTCTCCTCGGTCTCAGCGCCGCGCCGCTCCTCCTCTTCGACTATGCACCGCTCGGCCTGATCCCGTTGACCTACATCGCCGCCGTCACCCTGACCAGCAAAGGAGAGGTCCACGGCGGAAGGCAAAAGACGATCCTCTTCTCGATCGGATTGATCGGTGCGGTTCTGCTGGCCCTCGCCGCGCTCGCTTTTCAGAGCGCGATTCCTCTTTGGGAGACGCTCCCTTTTCTGGCGCTCTTCGCTTTCCGGGTCATCCCTCCCTTTTGGGAAGCATATCGCGTCCCGCAGGCCGTTCCGATCCGGACCGCGGTGAAGCGCGGCGTTCTCTCGCTCGTTCTGCTCGACGCAACCCTCGCGGCTCTCTATGCCGGTTTCCTTCCCGGCTTGATGATTTCGTTATTGGCGCTATTTGCTTCCCGGACCGCCCGTCTCTTCGCAGTCACCTGA
- a CDS encoding UpxY family transcription antiterminator: protein MTTVDEITEPQVTSHLYPRWYAIRTKSRHEKFVRNHLAGQGFDPVLPLVRRLNQWKDRKKEIDTPLFPGYCFARFAWKDHFSVLKAPGVVQIIGGSGRPEPIPDHEIEAVQKLTTTTLFYEPFTYLQEGSRVKISRGPLQGVEGILSRKDGQHRVVIAIHLIQQAAAVEMDISDVAPLETVPLTNGMLVAGATE from the coding sequence ATGACAACGGTTGACGAAATAACGGAACCACAAGTCACGTCCCATCTTTACCCGCGTTGGTATGCTATTAGAACAAAATCACGGCATGAAAAGTTCGTCAGAAATCATCTGGCCGGGCAAGGATTCGATCCCGTTCTGCCCCTGGTTCGGCGGCTGAATCAATGGAAGGACCGGAAAAAAGAGATCGATACCCCCCTTTTTCCAGGGTATTGCTTCGCACGATTTGCCTGGAAGGATCATTTTTCCGTTTTAAAGGCACCTGGTGTGGTACAGATCATCGGAGGCTCGGGCCGGCCCGAGCCAATTCCGGATCATGAAATCGAAGCCGTGCAAAAATTGACAACAACGACCCTCTTTTATGAGCCCTTTACATATCTTCAAGAGGGGAGCCGGGTCAAGATCAGCCGGGGTCCCCTCCAGGGGGTTGAGGGGATTCTCTCACGAAAGGATGGTCAGCACCGTGTTGTGATCGCAATCCATCTTATCCAGCAGGCCGCTGCCGTTGAGATGGATATCTCTGATGTAGCGCCGCTGGAGACAGTCCCTCTAACGAACGGGATGCTCGTCGCAGGCGCAACAGAATAA
- a CDS encoding capsule assembly Wzi family protein, translated as MQFYKRNYFCLITIFLFAVSFPSYTKAFEVENTLTTEFSWVDLEKEESRLRENHWGDLIFDGPNLQTSLYSRFSVGDSFSAVLMPVQVSPREGRDLFLRKGYLRFEFWNVALKIGRDSLWWGPGRHGALLVSNNAFPFDLIHVGSAAPFSLPGFLARLGRFEVEGFLTRLEENRDFSNVRLLGLRLVYHPREEIIIGVSRITMFGGEGRPDLSPVDFGRLYFSDPNRSGKYEVNELGGVDVRLLLPISEILPGQALELYGEYGGEDEAGFRPSKPALLVGFEWLYEGRRVLVEYANNHVSDSPNVWYTHSLYTSGYTYRGNIIGHHMGSDAKDLYVRAELPLWEGWIGGGDFEQQRRHLSSLVQEKRRRWGGDVAYSEKTGFSYSARLIYEEIENLNLLSANEENMYVILNAKWQF; from the coding sequence ATGCAATTTTATAAGAGAAACTATTTTTGTTTGATCACGATTTTCCTCTTCGCCGTTTCATTTCCCTCCTACACAAAAGCTTTCGAGGTTGAAAACACCCTGACGACCGAATTCTCCTGGGTCGATTTAGAGAAAGAGGAAAGTCGCCTCCGGGAGAATCACTGGGGAGATCTGATCTTCGACGGTCCCAATCTTCAGACGTCGCTTTATTCCCGATTTTCCGTCGGGGATTCTTTCTCCGCGGTCTTGATGCCGGTTCAAGTTTCTCCGCGGGAGGGGAGAGACCTGTTTTTGCGAAAGGGTTATCTCCGTTTCGAGTTTTGGAATGTCGCGCTGAAGATCGGACGCGACTCCCTCTGGTGGGGGCCGGGGCGTCACGGGGCTCTGCTTGTTTCCAACAATGCGTTTCCGTTTGACCTCATCCACGTCGGATCCGCCGCGCCCTTCTCTCTGCCCGGTTTTTTGGCGCGGCTGGGAAGGTTTGAAGTGGAAGGTTTTTTGACCCGGCTCGAAGAAAATCGAGATTTTTCGAACGTTCGTTTATTGGGTCTTCGGCTGGTTTATCATCCGCGAGAGGAAATCATCATCGGCGTTTCTCGCATCACGATGTTCGGCGGGGAGGGTCGTCCGGATCTCTCGCCGGTAGATTTTGGAAGGTTGTATTTCAGCGACCCCAATCGGTCCGGCAAGTACGAGGTCAACGAGCTGGGGGGAGTCGATGTGCGCTTGCTTCTACCGATCAGCGAGATCTTGCCGGGACAGGCTCTGGAACTCTACGGTGAATATGGGGGAGAGGATGAGGCCGGCTTCCGCCCCAGCAAGCCGGCCCTGCTTGTGGGGTTCGAATGGCTGTATGAAGGCCGGAGAGTGCTCGTAGAATATGCGAATAATCATGTGAGCGATTCTCCGAACGTCTGGTATACCCATTCTCTTTATACCTCCGGCTATACCTATCGAGGGAACATCATCGGACATCATATGGGGAGCGATGCGAAAGATCTTTATGTTCGGGCGGAATTACCGCTTTGGGAAGGCTGGATTGGCGGAGGTGATTTTGAGCAACAGCGTCGACACCTCTCCTCTCTTGTTCAAGAGAAGAGACGCCGTTGGGGGGGCGATGTCGCCTATTCCGAAAAAACAGGGTTTTCCTATTCCGCTCGGCTGATCTATGAGGAGATTGAGAATTTAAACCTGCTATCGGCGAATGAAGAAAATATGTATGTGATTCTGAATGCGAAGTGGCAGTTTTAG
- a CDS encoding HAD family hydrolase, giving the protein MKPLHYDTIIFDLDGVVTDTAKVHAMAWKALFDDYLQTRTLQFNEAFRVFDIEEDYASYLDGKPRYDGVRSFLGSRGIALADGDPTNGPERETVCGLGNRKDRIFSKVLRDNGVKVFDSTVRLVRELEKMKIWRAVASSSKNCRSVLQIAGLENLFDTIVDGVLSADLKLRGKPDPDIFLKCVELLGTTPERTVVVEDAISGVQAGRNGGFGLVIGIDRAGLGEQLQKNGADVVVTDLIRVSHHTIDSWFDMKNKISRSIPHSSTLHTL; this is encoded by the coding sequence ATGAAACCTCTTCATTACGATACGATTATTTTCGATTTGGATGGGGTGGTCACCGATACGGCCAAAGTCCATGCCATGGCATGGAAAGCGCTGTTCGATGATTATTTACAGACACGTACCCTCCAATTCAATGAAGCGTTCCGTGTATTCGACATAGAAGAGGATTATGCCTCGTACCTCGATGGGAAGCCTCGATATGACGGGGTGAGAAGCTTCCTTGGATCGAGGGGAATCGCACTGGCAGATGGCGACCCGACAAATGGGCCTGAGCGTGAAACGGTCTGCGGCCTTGGGAATAGAAAGGATCGCATTTTTTCCAAGGTCCTTCGCGACAATGGGGTCAAAGTGTTCGATTCGACTGTCCGTCTTGTCAGGGAATTGGAAAAGATGAAAATCTGGCGGGCTGTCGCATCATCCAGCAAAAATTGCCGGAGCGTTCTTCAGATTGCCGGCCTCGAAAACCTATTTGACACAATAGTCGATGGCGTGCTGTCGGCCGATCTGAAACTCAGGGGGAAGCCTGACCCCGATATTTTTCTCAAGTGTGTCGAACTGCTCGGCACCACACCTGAACGAACCGTGGTGGTGGAAGACGCCATCTCGGGAGTGCAGGCAGGCAGAAACGGCGGTTTTGGATTAGTCATCGGGATCGACCGGGCGGGGCTGGGAGAACAGTTACAGAAAAATGGCGCCGATGTCGTGGTGACCGACCTGATCCGTGTAAGCCACCACACTATCGATTCATGGTTTGATATGAAGAATAAAATCTCACGCAGCATTCCGCACTCTTCAACGTTGCATACTTTGTAA
- a CDS encoding adenylyltransferase/cytidyltransferase family protein, which yields MNRSQDKVLKLEGLAEMVRRLKEDKKTVALCHGCFDIMHIGHLRHFEAVKAMADVVVVTVTPDRFVNKGPNRPVFPDDQRAELIAGLRVVDWVAINSWSSAVETIRLIRPNLFVKGQEYEPQTQQVNPNFFAEAKAVEEVGGKVTFTYEFISSSTAAVKRLWNIPK from the coding sequence ATGAACAGGAGTCAGGATAAAGTTTTGAAGTTGGAAGGTCTGGCTGAAATGGTTCGTCGCTTGAAAGAGGATAAAAAAACGGTGGCCCTTTGTCATGGCTGCTTCGATATCATGCACATCGGTCATCTTCGCCATTTCGAAGCGGTCAAGGCAATGGCGGATGTCGTCGTGGTGACGGTGACGCCCGACCGTTTCGTAAACAAGGGACCGAACCGTCCCGTCTTTCCCGACGACCAACGGGCGGAGTTGATTGCCGGCCTGCGTGTGGTCGACTGGGTTGCAATCAATAGTTGGAGTTCTGCCGTCGAGACGATCCGTCTCATCCGGCCAAATCTCTTTGTGAAAGGCCAAGAGTACGAGCCTCAGACACAGCAGGTCAATCCCAATTTTTTTGCAGAGGCAAAAGCGGTTGAAGAGGTGGGAGGAAAGGTGACGTTCACATATGAATTTATCTCCTCCTCCACCGCAGCGGTCAAGCGCCTCTGGAATATTCCTAAATAA
- a CDS encoding c-type cytochrome: MILGIRPFRFYLPWLLTALLLFSGCGPARRSEPIAPPLSMSSSTLVRGEEAFMKYCNQCHPRGEAGLGPAINNKPLPRWLIRFQVRHGLGAMPAFSEKEIGDRELDDLVAYLKALR, encoded by the coding sequence GTGATCTTAGGAATAAGACCGTTCCGATTTTATCTCCCTTGGCTCCTCACTGCGCTTCTCTTGTTCTCCGGCTGCGGCCCGGCCCGGCGGAGCGAGCCGATCGCCCCTCCCCTGTCGATGTCTTCCTCTACCCTCGTTCGCGGAGAGGAAGCTTTTATGAAATACTGCAATCAATGTCATCCCAGAGGGGAGGCCGGCCTCGGGCCCGCGATCAATAACAAACCCCTTCCCCGGTGGCTGATCCGGTTTCAAGTCCGCCACGGTCTCGGCGCCATGCCGGCCTTCTCGGAAAAGGAGATCGGCGATCGAGAACTCGACGATCTGGTTGCATACTTAAAAGCGTTGCGTTAG
- a CDS encoding GumC family protein has product MENESQNVRSTSSSAPPEAEEFSLLDYWKVLVKRKRMLGIVVGAVFIGSIIFSLLLPKIYASTVTLLPPLQEGSQGMGAAASQLAGNLGGLAGSLFGTKSPADLWVAILKSQTVRDAIVSRFDLLKLFEVETAEDARNTLEQKVKILKSKEDIISITVEDEDPKKTVEIANAYVEELDRVNKSIVMSAGGRMRAFIEKRLNEQKLEFSKIEEKVRNFQEENGAVKLDDQSKAIIEAFGMVKGQLMAKEVELQTFLSYATPNNPQAEILKAQIEELKMRLSELEGKTGGSSSKSIFIPTAKIPDLALRYARLLRDAKVQETVYGLLNQQYEMARIQEAKDSPTVQILDTAKIPQKRVKPKRKNIVLFSTFGAMFFGICLCFIIEYIETEKSARKKGNGILNGGIPSFEINGEVQETSVTSPGN; this is encoded by the coding sequence ATGGAAAATGAAAGTCAAAATGTCCGTTCTACGTCTTCTAGCGCACCGCCTGAAGCGGAAGAGTTCAGCCTTCTCGACTATTGGAAAGTCCTCGTCAAACGGAAAAGGATGCTTGGCATCGTTGTGGGAGCGGTATTCATCGGGTCGATTATTTTCAGTCTTCTCCTTCCAAAAATATATGCTTCAACGGTCACCCTTCTTCCCCCTCTTCAAGAAGGGTCTCAGGGGATGGGAGCGGCAGCTTCTCAACTAGCCGGAAACCTCGGAGGGCTGGCCGGCAGCCTTTTTGGGACTAAATCTCCTGCCGATCTGTGGGTTGCGATCTTAAAGAGTCAAACGGTCCGGGATGCCATCGTCTCCCGCTTCGATCTGCTGAAGCTCTTCGAGGTGGAAACAGCCGAAGATGCACGGAACACACTGGAGCAGAAGGTTAAGATCCTTAAATCGAAAGAAGATATTATCTCGATTACCGTCGAAGATGAAGATCCTAAAAAAACGGTGGAAATCGCCAATGCCTATGTCGAAGAGCTGGATCGGGTCAACAAGAGCATTGTGATGAGCGCCGGCGGACGGATGCGGGCCTTCATCGAAAAAAGGTTAAATGAGCAGAAGCTGGAATTCTCGAAAATTGAAGAAAAGGTCAGGAACTTTCAGGAAGAAAACGGGGCGGTCAAATTGGATGATCAATCCAAAGCGATCATTGAAGCCTTTGGGATGGTAAAGGGACAATTGATGGCCAAAGAAGTTGAGCTGCAGACCTTCTTATCTTATGCCACCCCGAATAACCCACAAGCAGAAATTTTAAAAGCTCAGATCGAAGAATTAAAAATGCGGTTATCCGAACTGGAAGGAAAAACTGGAGGAAGTTCGTCTAAGAGCATTTTTATTCCGACTGCCAAGATTCCCGACCTTGCCCTGAGGTATGCCCGGCTTTTAAGAGATGCAAAGGTTCAAGAGACCGTATACGGTCTGCTCAACCAGCAGTATGAAATGGCCCGGATCCAAGAAGCCAAGGACAGCCCCACCGTACAAATCCTCGACACGGCCAAAATTCCCCAGAAAAGGGTCAAGCCAAAGCGGAAGAACATCGTTCTCTTTTCCACCTTCGGAGCGATGTTTTTCGGAATTTGCCTCTGTTTCATCATCGAATACATAGAGACTGAAAAGTCGGCCAGGAAAAAAGGGAACGGAATATTGAATGGAGGGATTCCTTCTTTTGAAATCAACGGGGAAGTTCAAGAGACCAGCGTGACAAGTCCGGGAAATTAA
- a CDS encoding PQQ-dependent sugar dehydrogenase: MTGCFELRGSQGGGQTSFDPPRKISPSDIALPEGYRIEPVATELTFPTGVTFDEEGRAYVVESGYSYGEVWDTPRLLRIDPEGTTVIASGGKNGPWNGVAYHQGVFYVAEGGTLLGGRILKITPDGTITPLIENLPSMGDHHTNGPAIGPDGALYFAVGTFTNSGVVGEDNAQYGWLARYPEAHDIPCRDITLSGTNYISPDPRTPDPKDTATTGAFSPFGVPTLKGQVISGKVPCSGALLRISTNGGEAELIAWGFRNPFGLAFSPDGQLFMSENSYDVRGSRPVFGTGDLLWRVEEGRWYGWPDYHGFRRLNQGEHFTPPGKKSPHLLLAEHPNDPPEPAAVLGVHSSSNGFDFSQNTQFGYVGQAFIAQFGDQAPVVGKVLSPVGFKVVRVDVETGVIHDFAVNRGKTNGPASRVGGGGLERPVAARFNPDGTALYVVDFGVMTMGQGGEVRIPFAEPNVNSEPRKGTGILWRITRAEGSMP, translated from the coding sequence TTGACCGGATGCTTCGAACTGCGTGGTTCACAAGGCGGGGGCCAAACTTCATTCGATCCGCCGAGGAAGATCTCCCCTTCCGACATCGCCCTCCCCGAGGGGTATCGGATCGAGCCGGTGGCGACTGAACTGACCTTCCCCACCGGCGTGACATTCGATGAGGAAGGCCGGGCTTATGTCGTCGAATCGGGCTACTCCTACGGCGAGGTCTGGGACACCCCCCGTCTTCTGCGGATCGACCCTGAAGGAACCACCGTGATCGCTTCGGGCGGCAAAAACGGCCCCTGGAACGGCGTCGCTTACCATCAAGGGGTGTTCTATGTCGCGGAGGGGGGAACCCTTCTCGGAGGGCGCATCTTGAAGATCACGCCGGACGGAACCATTACCCCATTGATCGAGAATCTCCCGAGCATGGGAGATCATCACACCAACGGCCCGGCGATCGGCCCCGACGGCGCGCTTTACTTCGCGGTGGGGACCTTCACCAACTCCGGCGTCGTCGGAGAGGACAATGCCCAATACGGATGGCTGGCGCGCTACCCCGAAGCGCACGACATTCCCTGCAGGGACATCACGCTGAGCGGCACAAACTACATCTCTCCCGATCCTCGAACCCCCGATCCAAAGGATACGGCCACCACCGGCGCCTTCTCTCCTTTTGGTGTTCCAACCCTCAAGGGACAGGTGATTTCGGGAAAGGTCCCCTGCAGCGGGGCACTCCTGCGAATTTCAACAAATGGCGGGGAGGCTGAACTGATCGCATGGGGATTCCGGAACCCCTTCGGGCTTGCCTTTTCTCCCGACGGACAACTCTTCATGAGCGAGAACAGCTATGACGTGCGCGGAAGCCGGCCGGTTTTTGGCACCGGTGATCTCCTCTGGCGCGTCGAGGAGGGACGCTGGTATGGGTGGCCCGATTACCATGGTTTCCGCCGATTGAATCAAGGAGAACACTTCACGCCCCCCGGAAAGAAATCTCCCCATCTCCTTCTGGCGGAGCACCCGAACGATCCGCCCGAGCCGGCCGCCGTCTTGGGGGTTCACTCCTCCTCGAACGGGTTCGACTTCTCACAGAACACCCAATTCGGTTATGTCGGCCAGGCCTTCATCGCCCAGTTCGGCGATCAAGCTCCGGTGGTCGGGAAAGTCCTCTCCCCCGTCGGCTTCAAGGTCGTCCGGGTCGATGTCGAGACCGGCGTGATCCACGATTTCGCCGTCAACCGGGGAAAGACGAACGGACCGGCCTCCCGGGTCGGCGGCGGAGGTCTCGAACGCCCGGTGGCGGCTCGTTTTAATCCCGATGGAACGGCCTTGTACGTCGTCGACTTCGGCGTGATGACGATGGGCCAAGGAGGTGAGGTGCGGATTCCGTTCGCGGAGCCGAACGTCAACAGCGAGCCCCGAAAGGGAACCGGGATCCTCTGGCGGATCACCCGAGCGGAAGGATCGATGCCGTGA
- a CDS encoding SLBB domain-containing protein has translation MERPARIEPSQTAETKLSSFEEYLQGKNSEKISTAIRQFGYDLFQQPTNTFTPVDAVPVGPDYLLGPGDELRITLWGKVNAEHPAIVDREGKIVLPQIGILHLAGLTFSETKNFLETELSHYYKPSEVKMNVSMGRLRSIRVFIVGKVQRPGSYTLSSFSTLINALFAAGGPSKIGTLRDIQVKRNGTTVTHFDLYEFLLKGDKTKDIRLMPEDVIFIPPVGPLVGIAGNVNNPAIYELKDKASVLEVIEMAGGLTANAFKGRIQVQRIQEHRFRTLFEGDLIDIERIPEKNIPLINGDLIKIYSVVPSRNVAVLSGAVVSPGEYAVIAGTTHLRDIIQKAGGLVYYASKEAELTRVKVTQDGPKMERSKIDLSRVMEGDPAHNIPLDVNDYIFIKTIPEWALYQKVEITGEVRYPGIYTIQKGETLSSLFDRAGGFTDEAFLKGAVFTRESVRVLQQRQLDEAIDRLEQQLLSQSASRTETALTPEAANQQKASMEQKHALLAKMRGAKAKGRISIRMEQLEKFKGMPSDLTLEDGDVLHIPERPQQVQVIGSVYNQTSFVYDPRSTVSHYIAQAGGMTKEAEEDSLYVLKVDGTAISQRQESGYWGRGLLASKLDPGDTVVVPEKLERVSWLRETKDLTQILYQIAVTAGVLIVAF, from the coding sequence TTGGAAAGGCCTGCCAGGATCGAGCCGTCCCAGACCGCCGAGACAAAATTATCCTCCTTTGAGGAGTATCTCCAGGGAAAGAATTCCGAGAAGATTTCAACGGCAATCAGGCAGTTCGGATATGACCTTTTCCAGCAGCCTACAAATACCTTTACTCCCGTCGATGCGGTTCCTGTAGGACCCGACTATCTTTTGGGACCGGGGGATGAACTCCGCATTACTTTATGGGGCAAGGTTAATGCGGAACACCCGGCGATCGTTGATCGGGAGGGGAAAATCGTGCTTCCTCAAATCGGAATACTCCATCTAGCCGGTCTCACCTTTTCCGAAACGAAGAATTTTTTAGAAACAGAGCTCAGCCACTATTATAAGCCCTCCGAAGTAAAGATGAATGTCAGCATGGGCCGGCTTCGATCGATCCGTGTTTTTATTGTCGGAAAAGTTCAACGACCTGGAAGTTATACCCTTTCCTCATTCTCGACACTGATCAATGCACTCTTTGCAGCAGGCGGACCGAGCAAGATTGGGACGCTGCGGGATATTCAGGTGAAGAGAAACGGGACGACCGTCACTCATTTCGATCTCTATGAATTTCTTCTAAAGGGAGATAAAACAAAGGACATTCGTTTGATGCCGGAGGATGTCATTTTTATTCCGCCGGTGGGGCCACTCGTCGGAATTGCCGGAAACGTAAACAATCCTGCCATTTACGAGTTGAAAGATAAGGCCTCTGTCCTAGAAGTCATTGAAATGGCGGGTGGCTTAACTGCGAATGCCTTTAAAGGAAGGATACAGGTTCAAAGGATCCAAGAGCATCGATTCAGAACCCTTTTTGAGGGAGACCTTATCGACATTGAAAGAATACCGGAAAAAAATATACCTCTCATTAATGGAGATTTAATTAAAATTTATTCGGTCGTGCCGAGTAGGAACGTGGCTGTCCTGTCGGGTGCGGTTGTTTCTCCCGGGGAATATGCCGTCATCGCAGGAACGACCCACCTTCGTGACATCATCCAGAAGGCAGGCGGCCTGGTTTATTATGCTTCAAAAGAGGCGGAGTTGACCCGCGTCAAGGTGACTCAGGATGGTCCTAAAATGGAACGATCAAAGATCGATCTTTCCAGAGTGATGGAAGGGGACCCGGCGCATAATATTCCACTGGATGTAAACGACTATATTTTTATTAAAACCATCCCCGAATGGGCGCTCTACCAAAAAGTGGAAATCACCGGCGAGGTTCGATATCCGGGCATTTATACTATCCAAAAAGGAGAGACACTATCTTCTCTCTTTGATCGAGCGGGAGGATTTACCGACGAGGCCTTTCTGAAAGGGGCAGTTTTTACCCGCGAATCGGTCCGGGTCCTTCAGCAAAGACAGCTTGATGAGGCAATCGACCGGCTGGAGCAACAGCTCCTGTCCCAATCGGCATCCCGCACCGAAACGGCGCTAACGCCTGAAGCGGCAAATCAGCAAAAAGCCTCCATGGAGCAGAAACACGCCCTTCTTGCAAAGATGCGGGGGGCAAAGGCCAAAGGGAGGATCAGTATTCGAATGGAACAGCTCGAAAAATTCAAAGGAATGCCGTCCGATCTTACCTTAGAAGATGGCGATGTCTTACACATTCCGGAGCGTCCCCAGCAGGTTCAGGTGATCGGCTCGGTCTATAATCAAACCTCATTTGTATATGATCCTCGCTCCACCGTCTCTCATTATATTGCCCAAGCGGGAGGGATGACAAAAGAGGCGGAAGAAGACTCCCTTTATGTCCTGAAAGTAGACGGCACCGCAATATCTCAGAGACAAGAAAGCGGTTATTGGGGAAGAGGACTGCTTGCTTCAAAACTCGATCCCGGAGACACGGTGGTTGTTCCGGAGAAACTGGAACGGGTCTCCTGGCTTCGTGAGACCAAAGATCTCACACAAATTCTATATCAGATCGCGGTCACGGCAGGGGTCCTAATCGTTGCATTCTAG